The DNA window ATAGTCAAAGAGGGAAACATAGGTTCTCCATCAGCTGCAAATGATAAAATAATATTCGGCCTTGACAATCTTAAATCTCCGGTAGAGATTTATTCCGTAATGCCGGACGGTTCGGATCTTAAACAAATAACATACATAAACAAGAAGAATGTAGCAGCAGCACGTATGGGTGAGTATGAGCAGTTTACTTTTAAGGGATGGAATAATCAGACAGTGTACTGCTATGTTGTAAAGCCTGCTGATTTTAATCCAAAAAGAAAATATCCCGTAGCTTTTCTAATTCACGGAGGCCCTCAGGGATCATTCGGAAATCATTTCCATTACAGATGGAATCCTCAGGCATACGCAGGTGCAGGTTATGCTGCTGTTATGGTCGATTTTCACGGATCAACAGGATACGGGCAGAAGTTCTGTGATTCGATCCGCGGCGACTGGGGAGGGAAGCCTCTTGTTGATTTAAAGAAAGGACTTGCTGCAGCACTTAAAAAATATAAGTGGATGGATGGCAGCAGGGTTGGTGCTCTCGGAGCATCATTCGGCGGATTCATGATTAACTGGATTGAGGGAAACTGGCCTGATCGGTTCCGCTGCCTTGTAAACCACGACGGCAATCTTGATGAGCTGTTCGCATACTATGCAACAGAAGAGCTGTGGTTTCCCGAATGGGATCATAAAGGTACACCGTGGAATAACCCTATAGGATATCAGAAGCATAATCCGGTAAATTTTGTTAAAAACTGGAAAACTCCCATGCTTGTTATTCACGGACAGAGAGACTACCGTGTTGTACTTGATCAGGGTGTAGCTACTTTTAATGCTCTTCAAAGACGGGAAATTCCAAGCAAGTTTCTGTATTTTCCCGATGAGTGCCATTGGGTACAGAAGCCTCACAATTCCATTTTGTGGCATAATACAGTTATTGAATGGCTTGACAAATGGTGCAAGTAGTGTAGTAATTATTTTATCGCAGGGGCGTGATGCCCCTGCGAATAAAAAAAACTAATTATTAGCAACGAACAAAAGAAATTAAAAATAACGAGCAGATGATTAGGTGATACGGACTTTAAAAGGAATGGTGCTTTCGGCGAGGGTATACTTTGTGCTGAATTTGCCAAAACAAATGAGTTCCTTATAAATTAACCAGAGTATTACATGAAGGAATTCAATATCGTACGAAATATAATAAACACAGAATTCTGTAACAGTCAAAAGAAATTTCTGTATTACGGTAAACTGCCTGATGATACATTTAATCCTGAAGAAACAGTGTTGCCTGCAGTATCCCTTTATTTTAATTTAATTGATGAGGATAAAGTTATACCTATGGTTCAAGAATTCGGGAAACAGCAATTTTTATCAGACTGGGGAGTACGAATCTTACGGGAAGACAGCCCTATGTTTCATCCACGCGGTTATCATGTTGGCAGTGTATGGCCTCTTTTTACTGGCTGGGCAGCACTTGCTGAATATAATCATGGACAGTATTTGCAGGGTTATTCTCATGTTATGAATAACCTGTTAAATTATAGATTCTGGCCCAAAGGATATATTGAAGAAGTGCTAAATGGAGAAAATTATAAACCTTCCGGTGTATGCGGTCATCAATGCTGGTCAGAAACTATGGTTTTCCAAAAAACAGCGAAAAGTATATAGAGAAAGATGTAAGGTTCTTGTTAAAAAGGTAATACCTGAATAATAATTGGAATGACAGGCAAACATTGTTCTTAAATGATGAAAAATTTTGGAGGATGGCAAAATGAAAGCAGATGATCGTTTTTATAACAAATCCCGTTTATTTTTAGCGTTTCCATTGATTTTAATTTCTGTTTTATTTTCAGTGACATTTTATAATCAGTTGAATGCAGGAGTAAAAGTGGTTCAAGAGCCGCCCAAAGATTGTAAAAGTAGTTTTTACGCCGGGAATAGACAACCACTTTTACCTAACCCTCTTATCAAATTACCTATTGGTGCTGTACAACCCGAGGGATGGATTCGTCATCAGTTGGAATTAATGGCAAATGGATTTACCGGACATTTGAGTGAAATAAGTAAATACTGTAAAATTAAAGATAATGCCTGGGTTAGTCCGGACGGACGAGGGAAAAACGGTTGGGAAGAGGTGCCTTACTGGTTGAGAGGGTACATTGAATTGGGTTATATCCTGAATAACGAAAGAATTATTAACGAATCGAAACAGTGGGTAGAAGGTGTACTGTCCAGTCAGGGGGCTGACGGATACTTTGGGCCTCGTGATAACTGGGAGAAGGCTCAGGTTTCCTTTACGACGAAAAACGATATATGGCCCAACATGGTTATGCTTTATGTGCTGCGGTCTTATTATGATGCAACCAGCGATGAAAGAGTAATAAATCTGATGACAAACTATTTTAAATGGATGAAAACGATTCCCCTTGAAAATTTTCTTCCGGGAACATGGCAAAAGTGGCGCGGAGGAGATAATCTGGACCACATTTTATGGCTCTATAACCAGACTGGTTTAGATTGGCTGCTTGAACTGGCAATTGTAAATCATGATCAGACCGCTGACTGGGCTGGTGGAATTCCAACCTGGCATGGCGTTAATCTGTCTCAGGGATTTCGTGAACCTGCTGAGTTTTATCAACAGATACATGATCAGCGATACGTAGACGCCTCCGAACGTAATTTACATGCATTTATGGATGTGTATGGTAATGTGCCGGGAGGCATGTTTGCAGCAGATGAAAATGCCAGGGAAGGACATACAGGTCCAAGACAGGCTGCAGAGACATGCACAATGGTAGAATTTATGCATAGTGATGAAATGATGCTCAGGATTACAGGCAATACCAAATGGGCAGATCATTGTGAGAATGTTGCTTTTAACTCTCTTCCTGCATCAATGACACCTGATTTGAAAGGACTGCATTATCTTACTGCACCGAATATGGTTCAGTTAGACAGAAAAAGTAAAGCACCCATTCTTGAAAATGGAGGAAATATGCTGTCCTTTAATCCGTGGAAGTATCGGTGCTGCCAGCACAATGTCTCTTTTGGGTGGCCATTTTACGCAGAAAGGCTTTGGATGGCTACTCGTGATAATGGATTAGCTGTAGTATTTTACGCCCCAAATACTGTGTCTGCCAAGGTCGCAGAGGGTGAAAAAGCTACAATTCAGGAAAAAACAA is part of the bacterium genome and encodes:
- a CDS encoding glycoside hydrolase family 127 protein, producing the protein MKADDRFYNKSRLFLAFPLILISVLFSVTFYNQLNAGVKVVQEPPKDCKSSFYAGNRQPLLPNPLIKLPIGAVQPEGWIRHQLELMANGFTGHLSEISKYCKIKDNAWVSPDGRGKNGWEEVPYWLRGYIELGYILNNERIINESKQWVEGVLSSQGADGYFGPRDNWEKAQVSFTTKNDIWPNMVMLYVLRSYYDATSDERVINLMTNYFKWMKTIPLENFLPGTWQKWRGGDNLDHILWLYNQTGLDWLLELAIVNHDQTADWAGGIPTWHGVNLSQGFREPAEFYQQIHDQRYVDASERNLHAFMDVYGNVPGGMFAADENAREGHTGPRQAAETCTMVEFMHSDEMMLRITGNTKWADHCENVAFNSLPASMTPDLKGLHYLTAPNMVQLDRKSKAPILENGGNMLSFNPWKYRCCQHNVSFGWPFYAERLWMATRDNGLAVVFYAPNTVSAKVAEGEKATIQEKTNYPFDESVYFKLSLRKKAKFPIYFRIPGWASEVHLKINNRKISLNNQSSGWIKIEDRWKDGDQIKLAFPMKVTVKTWKKNKNSVSVNRGPLSYSLKIDENWVRYGGTDKWPAYEVFP